From a single Leishmania major strain Friedlin complete genome, chromosome 27 genomic region:
- a CDS encoding hypothetical protein (previous protein_id=AAZ09885.1) translates to MLNTRVQRPPPPPRRAPPAAAMIKDASSDACISTHVILSLSGAALISQQLLQVKDQVSDIKMAVTTADDSLKAISTNPAVRPPSPSNGATTGGDDVQSLAFASVALSKLAEEEETQDAFYAKLSETAVVRAEVQKGSQDVRLQRYKQQVECRLASSMADGLLPPQQRKNSVSPGKRQILLNPYSTARRKLPNTVTKKGNSTLPSADTSMPPTITSPYRTSTSSIAPSPQSPFYSTPAVTNGGYTSYSSHSSGAAGSPSRATARYGATATPQPVTHEAHSDRRPLRQGNAIAGMHFGQPPQQLHQNHQQSSWPHYQAL, encoded by the coding sequence ATGCTCAACACGAGGGTGCAacgcccgccgccgccgccgcgtcgcgcaccgccggcggCTGCCATGATCAAAGACGCAAGTTCCGACGCGTGCATCTCCACCCACGTCATTCTCAGTctgagcggcgccgccctaatctcgcagcagctgctgcaggtgaaGGACCAGGTAAGCGACATCAAAATGGCTGTGACCACCGCTGATGACTCCCTCAAAGCAATCTCGACAAACCCGGCTGtacggccgccgtcgccgagtAACGGCGCCACCACTGGCGGAGATGATGTCCAGTCgctcgccttcgcctccgtgGCCCTCTCAAAGctggccgaggaggaggagacacAGGATGCGTTCTACGCGAAGCTCAGCGAGACGGCCGTTGTGCGTGCAGAGGTCCAGAAGGGATCTCAAGATGTGAGGCTGCAGCGGTACAAGCAGCAGGTGGAGTGTCGGCTGGCCTCCTCTATGGCAGACGGCCTAttgccaccgcagcagcgcaagaaCAGTGTGTCGCCGGGGAAACGTCAGATTCTGCTGAATCCTTACAGCACCGCGCGCCGCAAGCTACCCAACACCGTCACGAAGAAGGGGAACAGCACCCTGCCATCTGCCGACacgtcgatgccgccgacCATAACCAGCCCGTACCGCACCTCGACCTCTAGCATTGCGCCGTCACCGCAGTCGCCGTTTTACAGCACACCCGCCGTCACTAACGGCGGATACACTAGCTACTCTTCCCACTCCTCTGGTGCGGCAGGGTCGCCGAGTCGGGCGACCGCGCGCTACGGTGCGACAGCTACACCGCAGCCGGTGACGCACGAGGCGCACAGCGACCGGCGCCCTCTGCGGCAAGGAAACGCTATCGCTGGCATGCACTTTggacagccgccgcagcaactGCATCAGAATCACCAGCAAAGCAGCTGGCCGCACTACCAAGCCTTGTAG